One region of Diabrotica undecimpunctata isolate CICGRU chromosome 6, icDiaUnde3, whole genome shotgun sequence genomic DNA includes:
- the LOC140444274 gene encoding uncharacterized protein, with the protein MGIDLGEVCLYTLQFADDQVIIANDKGDLEYMARKLKEEYDQWGLEINVEKTKYLPIGGELSNIELENNEQITSCSEYTYLGVILDRTGKDDEEIKKRATQTR; encoded by the coding sequence ATGGGTATAGACCTCGGAGAGGTTTGTTTATATACCTTACaatttgctgatgaccaagtcaTCATAGCTAATGATAAAGGCGATCTAGAGTATATGGCAAGGAAACTAAAGGAGGAGTATGACCAGTGGGGCTTGGAAATAAATGTGGAAAAAACTAAATACCTACCCATAGGAGGTGAGTTATCCAATATCGAACTGGAGAATAATGAACAAATTACATCCTGTAGTGAATACACGTACCTGGGAGTAATCTTGGATAGAACGGGAAAAGACGATGAGGAAATAAAGAAAAGGGCAACACAAACTAGATGA
- the LOC140444275 gene encoding uncharacterized protein: protein MDTRVYRGVSCDSDHFMVKSEIVFPFRSKKTKEPPEDTEVVNTTNYNLESLQHESTRTLYQRRLNEKLVDIIENVSVEEVYKNIIDSVQTAAKEALGLKSQRHSKELWWTEDIQNLIIEKKKAYARWLSTKHQVDRDKYLNLRRTTRRVVIAAKKEMWDRKCQDINTYIGGRKCSETWKLLYKIKNTERNTQFPTEKWKEHYENLLTESRAEYTTQSPTEVFVEGEEIVVGVDMVKKAVTELKNGRAPGPENIPAELIKCGTDKLFLALTWCMNKYINGVTPPSLWKVAYISSIHKKGNKLDCSNYRGISVTSTLS, encoded by the coding sequence ATGGACACAAGAGTATATAGAGGAGTATCATGTGATTCGGATCACTTTATGGTAAAGTCCGAAATAGTTTTTCCGTTTAGATCCAAGAAAACCAAAGAACCACCTGAAGACACAGAAGTTGTTAACACAACAAATTACAACTTGGAGAGCTTACAACATGAAAGTACGAGAACACTATATCAACGAAGACTAAATGAAAAATTAGTAGACATAATCGAAAATGTATCCGTGGAAGaagtgtataaaaatataatagacaGCGTGCAAACAGCCGCAAAAGAAGCGCTTGGTTTAAAATCCCAACGACACAGTAAAGAGCTATGGTGGACCGAAGACATACAAAACCTAATAATAGAGAAAAAGAAAGCGTACGCACGTTGGCTAAGTACTAAACATCAAGTAGACAGAGACAAATATCTGAATTTACGAAGAACAACACGAAGAGTAGTAATAGCAGCAAAAAAAGAAATGTGGGATAGGAAATGCCAAGACATCAACACTTACATAGGCGGAAGAAAGTGTTCAGAGACATGGaaacttttatacaaaataaaGAACACAGAAAGAAATACTCAGTTCCcaacagaaaaatggaaagaaCACTACGAGAATTTGCTAACCGAAAGTAGAGCAGAATATACCACACAATCACCAACGGAAGTATTCGTTGAAGGCGAAGAGATAGTAGTGGGAGTTGATATGGTGAAGAAAGCTGTAACTGAACTAAAAAATGGTAGAGCTCCTGGCCCAGAAAACATTCCAGCCGAATTAATAAAATGTGGCACTGATAAACTCTTTCTAGCACTTACTTGGTGTATGAACAAATATATAAACGGTGTCACACCACCCAGTCTGTGGAAGGTAGCTTATATTTCTTccatccataaaaaaggaaataagttgGATTGCTCaaattatagaggaatatcgGTAACTAGTACACTAAGCTAG